The Lysobacter panacisoli genome includes a window with the following:
- the lpxL gene encoding LpxL/LpxP family Kdo(2)-lipid IV(A) lauroyl/palmitoleoyl acyltransferase yields the protein MSKAVESPTSPASPPLGPAHWPMWLALGVMCAGARLPWPVQRGLGRLIGAVALRVAGTRRRAAQVNLALCFPEKTPAERERLLRESFHDFGIGLFEFARAWWGSDAPMRRTVRIEGLERLDAIRAQGRGVLMVSGHFMTLEICGRLMCEQLPLAGMYRRHRSPVMEWAVKRGRLRYATAMFTNEEVRPAIRHLKQGGFLWYAPDQDMRGKDTVFAPFFGVPAATITATHQFSRLSGCAVVPFFHRREGGDYILRVGEPLADFPSADVAIDSARVNSSIEAMVREAPTQYLWIHRRFKRRPPGLASPYA from the coding sequence ATGTCCAAGGCCGTCGAGTCCCCCACTTCTCCCGCCTCACCACCGCTCGGCCCCGCCCACTGGCCGATGTGGCTCGCGCTTGGCGTCATGTGCGCCGGTGCGCGCCTGCCGTGGCCGGTGCAGCGCGGGCTGGGACGCCTGATCGGCGCGGTCGCCCTGCGCGTTGCCGGCACGCGACGCCGCGCGGCGCAGGTCAACCTGGCGCTGTGCTTCCCGGAGAAGACGCCGGCCGAGCGCGAGCGCCTGTTGCGCGAGAGCTTCCACGATTTCGGCATCGGCCTGTTCGAATTCGCCCGCGCATGGTGGGGCTCGGACGCGCCGATGCGCCGGACCGTGCGCATCGAAGGACTCGAACGCCTCGACGCGATCCGCGCGCAGGGTCGCGGCGTGCTGATGGTGTCGGGCCACTTCATGACCCTGGAGATCTGTGGCCGGCTGATGTGCGAACAGCTGCCGCTGGCCGGCATGTACCGCCGCCATCGCAGCCCGGTGATGGAATGGGCGGTCAAGCGCGGCCGCCTGCGCTACGCGACGGCGATGTTCACCAACGAGGAAGTGCGCCCGGCGATCCGCCACCTCAAGCAGGGCGGCTTCCTGTGGTACGCGCCGGACCAGGACATGCGCGGCAAGGACACGGTGTTCGCGCCGTTCTTCGGCGTGCCGGCGGCGACGATCACCGCCACGCACCAGTTCTCGCGACTGAGTGGCTGCGCCGTGGTGCCGTTCTTCCATCGTCGCGAAGGCGGCGATTACATCCTGCGCGTGGGCGAACCGCTCGCCGATTTCCCGTCGGCCGACGTCGCCATCGACAGTGCGCGGGTGAACTCGTCGATCGAGGCGATGGTGCGCGAGGCGCCGACGCAGTACCTGTGGATCCACCGCCGCTTCAAGCGTCGTCCGCCGGGACTGGCCTCGCCTTACGCGTGA
- a CDS encoding glycosyltransferase, with protein sequence MPRLTVVQLLPALESGGVERSTLEIAQALVSAGHRAIVVSRGGRLVPKLLALGAEHVALDIGHKSPLTFRHVVALRRLFVRECVDVVHARSRLPAWVGEFALSSVPQAQRPRWVTTVHGLNSPSRYSAVMTRGERVICVSRTVRDYVLAHYSDTPPQRLRVIPRGIDPMAFPRAPHPDREARAAIAALHPALAGDGPLLLLPGRGTRLKGHADALVLLARLRADGLDARLWLPGAREAGREAYIAELEREAATFGIAGSVAFTAPTDDIARAYAASDLVLQLSRKPEAFGRTVVEALSVGRPVLGWNHGGVGELLAQWQPSGTVAPFDIDALHRTCYELLTHPPTPPDRIPDSLRAMQEATLDVYAELVDEPRR encoded by the coding sequence ATGCCGCGACTGACCGTCGTCCAGCTGCTGCCGGCGCTGGAGTCCGGTGGCGTCGAACGTTCCACTCTCGAAATCGCACAGGCGCTGGTGTCGGCCGGACATCGTGCGATCGTCGTCTCGCGCGGCGGCCGCCTGGTGCCGAAGCTGCTCGCGCTGGGCGCAGAGCACGTCGCGCTTGACATCGGCCACAAGTCGCCGCTGACCTTCCGCCACGTCGTCGCGTTGCGCCGCCTGTTCGTGCGCGAGTGCGTGGACGTGGTGCATGCGCGCTCGCGCCTGCCGGCGTGGGTCGGCGAGTTCGCACTGAGCAGCGTGCCGCAGGCGCAGCGACCGCGCTGGGTCACCACCGTCCACGGACTCAACTCGCCGTCGCGCTACAGCGCGGTGATGACGCGTGGCGAACGCGTGATCTGCGTTTCCCGGACCGTGCGCGATTACGTGCTCGCGCACTACTCCGATACGCCGCCGCAGCGGTTGCGCGTGATTCCGCGCGGCATCGATCCGATGGCCTTCCCGCGCGCGCCGCATCCGGATCGCGAAGCGCGCGCCGCGATCGCCGCCCTGCATCCGGCGCTCGCGGGCGACGGTCCACTGTTGTTGCTGCCGGGACGCGGCACGCGCCTGAAAGGCCACGCCGACGCGCTGGTGCTGCTCGCACGACTGCGCGCGGATGGGCTCGACGCGCGCCTGTGGTTGCCCGGTGCGCGCGAAGCGGGCCGCGAGGCCTACATCGCGGAGCTCGAACGCGAAGCCGCCACGTTCGGCATAGCCGGGTCGGTGGCGTTCACCGCGCCCACCGACGACATCGCGCGCGCCTACGCGGCCAGCGACCTGGTTTTGCAGCTGTCGCGCAAGCCCGAAGCCTTCGGCCGCACCGTGGTCGAAGCGTTGTCGGTCGGTCGGCCGGTGCTGGGCTGGAACCACGGCGGCGTCGGCGAGCTGCTGGCGCAATGGCAACCTTCCGGTACGGTCGCACCGTTCGACATCGATGCATTGCATCGAACTTGCTACGAACTTCTTACGCATCCGCCGACGCCACCGGATAGGATTCCGGATTCGTTGCGCGCGATGCAGGAGGCCACGCTTGACGTCTACGCCGAGCTCGTCGATGAACCCCGCCGCTGA
- a CDS encoding pirin family protein translates to MIVQRPAAARGQSSHDGRDGRLTFSFGGYYDAAWMGFGPLRVLNEVRLAPGAAFETQRRANMEILAYVVDGALAHRDSLGDDVVIGTGGLHWLSAGHGVQHGEANASASEPAHVLQMWIQPSRLNHEPARAGRDAIPADARGWMLLASHEGHEGSLAIRQDASISQARLERGAEVRRELDPSRLYWLHLAHGEATVNGSTVLRAGDALGFQDEGGELVVQGGGETPALVLLFDLPA, encoded by the coding sequence ATGATCGTCCAACGCCCCGCCGCCGCACGCGGCCAGTCCAGCCATGACGGTCGCGACGGTCGGCTGACCTTCTCCTTCGGTGGTTACTACGACGCCGCCTGGATGGGCTTCGGTCCGCTGCGCGTGCTGAACGAGGTGCGGCTTGCGCCCGGTGCGGCCTTCGAGACGCAGCGGCGCGCCAACATGGAGATCCTCGCCTACGTGGTCGACGGCGCGCTCGCGCATCGCGACAGCCTCGGCGACGACGTCGTCATCGGTACCGGCGGCCTGCACTGGCTGAGCGCCGGACATGGCGTCCAGCACGGCGAGGCCAACGCGTCCGCCTCCGAACCGGCACACGTGCTGCAGATGTGGATCCAGCCTTCGCGCCTGAATCACGAGCCCGCCCGGGCCGGTCGTGACGCGATCCCGGCCGACGCGCGCGGCTGGATGCTGCTGGCATCGCATGAAGGCCACGAAGGCAGCCTGGCGATCCGCCAGGACGCGTCGATCTCGCAGGCGCGTCTGGAGCGCGGCGCGGAAGTGCGTCGCGAGCTGGATCCCTCGCGTCTGTACTGGCTGCATCTGGCGCATGGCGAGGCGACGGTGAACGGTTCGACCGTGCTCCGGGCCGGCGATGCGCTGGGCTTCCAGGACGAAGGCGGCGAGCTGGTCGTGCAGGGTGGCGGCGAAACGCCGGCCCTCGTGCTGCTGTTCGACCTTCCCGCCTGA
- a CDS encoding TetR/AcrR family transcriptional regulator — translation MTASRQSAATPRPAASTKSAGPGRPKDLGKRAAILEAAKRMFTLHGYGASMDQIAAEAGVSKLTVYSHFGDKDALFVAAVESHCDLSLPSSLFEPAPGTPLRERLMEIARAFYAMVTAPEAVAGHRMLCSPQMAGSDLPKLFWEAGPMRVQADFAALLERRIAAGELNIADVPRAAGQFFSLLKGEPHACLVFGGPAPAEDEIEAHLAAAVELFLRAFGVHDRAPARPSRTPASRR, via the coding sequence ATGACCGCTTCACGCCAGTCCGCAGCCACGCCCCGGCCGGCTGCCAGTACGAAATCCGCCGGTCCCGGCCGGCCCAAGGATCTGGGCAAGCGCGCCGCCATTCTTGAAGCGGCCAAACGGATGTTCACCCTCCACGGTTACGGCGCCAGCATGGACCAGATCGCCGCCGAAGCCGGCGTCTCCAAGCTGACCGTCTACAGCCATTTCGGCGACAAGGACGCGCTGTTCGTGGCGGCGGTGGAGTCGCATTGCGACCTATCGCTGCCCTCATCGCTGTTCGAGCCCGCGCCGGGTACGCCGCTGCGGGAACGGCTGATGGAAATCGCCCGCGCGTTCTACGCGATGGTCACTGCGCCGGAGGCCGTCGCCGGCCACCGCATGCTGTGTTCGCCGCAGATGGCCGGTTCCGACCTGCCCAAGCTGTTCTGGGAGGCCGGCCCGATGCGGGTGCAGGCCGACTTCGCCGCGCTGCTCGAGCGCCGTATCGCCGCGGGCGAGTTGAACATCGCCGACGTGCCGCGCGCAGCCGGGCAGTTCTTCTCACTGCTCAAGGGCGAGCCCCACGCCTGCCTGGTGTTCGGCGGACCGGCGCCGGCGGAGGACGAGATCGAGGCCCACCTGGCCGCGGCGGTGGAGCTGTTCCTGCGCGCCTTCGGGGTGCACGACCGCGCGCCGGCGCGACCGTCCCGCACCCCGGCGTCGCGCCGATGA
- a CDS encoding efflux RND transporter periplasmic adaptor subunit — protein MRSRLPAAAHRAAVALLGLSTLLLGACSGQAKPEEAARPVLVTHPVASDHTATAFAGEVRAREESPLSFRVGGKLIERRVEVGDHVRKGQVLAVLDPGDLQAQARAAQAQLAAAEAELGRARADQARFGKLAGEQLVSRSTLDAQNAAATAAQGQVNAARAELEVARNQAEYSQLRASRDGVIAARQAEAGQVVAAGQSVFSLAADGVREIAFAVPEGMVASIKPGQPVQVESWSQTGKRWNGRIREISPAADPASRTYAARVTVDAPADALELGQSARVFLPTDGNGGLSVPIAALQREGGQPAVFVVDAKSSTVNLKPVQIGAFGEDRVPVKSGLSAGDWVVAAGGHLLRNGQKVQPVDRDNRPISMK, from the coding sequence ATGCGCAGCCGACTCCCCGCCGCTGCCCACCGCGCCGCTGTCGCGCTGCTCGGTCTTTCGACCTTGTTATTGGGGGCCTGCAGTGGCCAGGCCAAGCCCGAGGAAGCGGCCCGTCCGGTCCTGGTGACCCACCCCGTCGCGTCCGACCACACCGCCACGGCGTTCGCCGGCGAAGTCCGTGCGCGTGAGGAAAGCCCGCTGTCGTTCCGCGTGGGCGGCAAGCTGATCGAACGACGCGTCGAGGTCGGCGACCACGTGCGCAAGGGACAAGTGCTGGCCGTGCTCGATCCGGGCGACCTGCAGGCGCAAGCGCGCGCCGCGCAGGCGCAACTGGCGGCCGCCGAAGCCGAACTCGGCCGCGCCCGCGCCGATCAGGCCCGCTTCGGCAAACTCGCCGGCGAACAACTGGTCAGCCGCTCCACGCTGGATGCGCAGAACGCCGCCGCGACCGCGGCGCAGGGCCAGGTCAATGCCGCGCGCGCCGAACTCGAAGTCGCCCGCAACCAGGCCGAATACTCGCAACTGCGCGCCTCGCGCGATGGCGTGATCGCGGCGCGCCAGGCCGAAGCCGGGCAGGTCGTGGCCGCCGGCCAGAGCGTGTTCTCGCTCGCAGCCGATGGCGTGCGCGAAATCGCCTTCGCCGTGCCCGAAGGCATGGTCGCTTCGATCAAGCCCGGCCAGCCGGTGCAGGTGGAATCGTGGTCGCAGACCGGCAAGCGCTGGAACGGCCGCATCCGCGAGATCTCGCCCGCAGCCGATCCCGCGTCGCGCACCTACGCCGCGCGCGTCACCGTCGATGCGCCGGCCGACGCGCTCGAACTGGGCCAGAGTGCGCGCGTGTTCCTGCCGACCGACGGCAACGGCGGTCTGAGCGTGCCGATCGCCGCGCTCCAGCGCGAAGGCGGCCAGCCCGCAGTGTTCGTGGTCGATGCGAAATCGTCGACCGTGAACCTCAAGCCGGTGCAGATCGGTGCGTTTGGGGAAGACCGCGTGCCGGTGAAGAGCGGCCTCTCTGCGGGCGACTGGGTGGTCGCGGCTGGTGGCCACCTGCTGCGCAACGGACAGAAGGTGCAGCCGGTCGATCGCGACAACCGTCCCATCAGCATGAAGTGA
- a CDS encoding O-antigen ligase family protein, producing MNPAAEGAPRAHGWRWAPAWVLTYVALWPAPGYAEAVLVLGALAAIVRLALSRFRGGSQLLSHPAWALTSVLFFAYWTPELVSAIDALDPARALREAAVDLRYLPFLWLAAAAVAEPRGRRTTFIGLAVIVTVWTVDALAQAASGSSPLFSAIDGIKHAISGHGMCTPEEVAKVDRLSGVLGPCNLKLGPVLASLSPFLLFAGGRRLGTVGWLLCAAALGVVLVLAGSRASWITYAVALSLSGWRLLGWKKLLGVFVLGAITIGLLSTAVPQVRERIARTAHALTADVEGVDSALSGRARIWEAATCMVREHPFNGVGARGFREAFPACDPAPGQRAAWGGGPALHAHQIVLEVLSETGAFGLLLWMAGLALAWRAWHFADEAARERARPAMWALAATLFPLNTHLAFYSTFWGGLTLLLAALYAGSLLARE from the coding sequence ATGAACCCCGCCGCTGAAGGCGCGCCGCGCGCGCACGGCTGGCGCTGGGCGCCGGCGTGGGTGCTGACCTATGTCGCGTTGTGGCCCGCCCCGGGCTATGCCGAAGCGGTGCTCGTGCTCGGCGCGCTGGCGGCGATCGTGCGCCTGGCGCTGTCGCGTTTCCGTGGCGGCTCGCAGCTGCTGAGTCATCCGGCGTGGGCGCTCACCAGCGTACTGTTCTTCGCTTACTGGACGCCGGAGCTCGTATCGGCGATCGATGCGCTCGATCCCGCGCGCGCGCTGCGCGAAGCGGCGGTCGACCTGCGCTACCTGCCGTTCCTGTGGCTGGCCGCGGCGGCGGTGGCCGAACCGCGCGGACGGCGCACCACCTTCATCGGTCTGGCGGTGATCGTCACGGTCTGGACTGTCGATGCGCTGGCGCAGGCGGCGAGTGGCAGCAGTCCGCTGTTCTCCGCCATCGACGGCATCAAGCACGCGATCAGCGGCCACGGCATGTGCACGCCGGAGGAAGTCGCCAAGGTCGACCGCCTCAGTGGTGTGCTGGGTCCGTGCAACCTCAAGCTCGGTCCGGTACTGGCGAGCCTGTCGCCGTTCCTGCTGTTCGCCGGCGGCCGTCGTCTCGGGACCGTCGGCTGGCTGCTCTGCGCCGCGGCGCTCGGCGTGGTGCTGGTGCTGGCCGGTTCGCGTGCGTCGTGGATCACCTACGCGGTCGCGCTGTCGCTGTCGGGCTGGCGCCTGCTGGGATGGAAGAAGCTGCTCGGCGTGTTCGTGCTCGGCGCGATCACCATCGGCCTGTTGTCCACCGCGGTGCCGCAGGTGCGCGAGCGCATCGCGCGTACCGCGCACGCGTTGACCGCGGATGTCGAGGGCGTCGACAGCGCGCTGTCGGGGCGTGCGCGCATCTGGGAAGCGGCGACGTGCATGGTCCGCGAGCATCCGTTCAATGGCGTCGGCGCGCGCGGTTTCCGCGAAGCGTTCCCCGCGTGCGATCCGGCACCGGGCCAGCGTGCGGCGTGGGGCGGTGGTCCCGCACTGCACGCGCACCAGATCGTCCTCGAAGTGCTGAGCGAAACCGGTGCGTTCGGTCTGCTGCTGTGGATGGCGGGCCTCGCGCTGGCATGGCGCGCATGGCACTTCGCCGACGAAGCCGCGCGCGAACGCGCGCGTCCGGCGATGTGGGCGCTGGCGGCGACGCTGTTCCCGCTCAACACGCACCTGGCGTTCTATTCGACTTTCTGGGGCGGACTCACGTTGCTGCTCGCGGCGCTGTACGCCGGCAGCCTGCTCGCGCGCGAATAG
- the waaA gene encoding lipid IV(A) 3-deoxy-D-manno-octulosonic acid transferase, whose amino-acid sequence MPTDPIERLLRGLYSVALYLLAPITVYHLIWRGLRQPSYFLRWQERYAFYGDRPSMRTLWVHAVSVGEVNAAVPLVNALRRARPDLRILVTTITPTGSERVQAAWGNAVEHVYLPYDLPGAVGRFLRHYRPYAALIMETELWPSLLFGCRDHGVPAVILNARLSERSLRGYRVLAPLVARALRTVRTVAAQSHADGERFVRLGASPEQVREVGNLKFDVAVPDNLAAFAATCRGHSGVRPVWIAASTHEDEEPAVLSIHRRLRAHFPDLLLLWAPRHPERFRIVADNARLAGWNVSTRSRQQWPQADDAVFVVDTLGELMSFYACADVAFVGGSLQAIGGHNLLEPAATGTAIVTGPHLHNFVEIAQRLEDAGALRVVADADAVYDAVAELLADPASRERMTTAGRALVETGRGALARTMELLQPLLPSAAE is encoded by the coding sequence ATGCCGACGGACCCTATCGAGCGACTGTTGCGCGGCCTGTACTCGGTCGCCCTGTATCTGTTGGCTCCCATCACCGTGTACCACCTGATCTGGCGCGGCCTGCGCCAGCCGTCGTACTTCCTGCGCTGGCAGGAACGCTACGCGTTCTATGGCGACCGGCCGTCGATGCGGACGCTGTGGGTGCACGCGGTGTCGGTGGGCGAGGTCAATGCCGCGGTGCCGCTGGTCAACGCGCTGCGCCGCGCGCGACCGGACCTGCGCATCCTGGTCACCACGATCACGCCGACCGGCTCCGAGCGCGTGCAGGCCGCATGGGGCAACGCGGTCGAACACGTCTACCTGCCCTACGATCTGCCCGGCGCGGTCGGGCGGTTCCTCAGGCACTACCGTCCGTACGCGGCGCTGATCATGGAAACCGAACTGTGGCCGAGCCTGCTGTTCGGGTGCCGCGACCACGGCGTGCCGGCCGTGATCCTCAACGCGCGCCTGTCGGAACGCTCGCTGCGCGGCTACCGCGTGCTGGCGCCGCTGGTGGCGCGCGCGCTGCGCACGGTGCGCACCGTCGCCGCGCAGTCGCATGCCGACGGCGAGCGCTTCGTGCGCCTGGGCGCGAGCCCTGAACAGGTACGGGAAGTAGGCAACCTCAAGTTCGACGTGGCCGTGCCCGACAATCTCGCGGCGTTCGCGGCGACGTGCCGCGGCCACAGCGGCGTGCGTCCGGTGTGGATCGCGGCGAGCACGCACGAGGACGAGGAGCCCGCGGTGCTCTCGATCCACCGCCGGCTGCGCGCGCATTTCCCCGATCTGTTGCTGCTGTGGGCGCCACGGCATCCGGAGCGATTCCGCATCGTTGCCGACAACGCGCGCCTGGCCGGCTGGAACGTGTCCACGCGCTCGCGCCAGCAATGGCCGCAGGCCGACGACGCGGTATTCGTGGTCGACACGCTCGGCGAGCTGATGAGCTTCTACGCCTGCGCCGACGTCGCCTTCGTCGGTGGCAGCCTGCAGGCGATCGGCGGACACAACCTGCTCGAACCCGCCGCCACCGGCACCGCGATCGTCACCGGTCCGCACCTGCACAACTTCGTCGAAATCGCGCAGCGACTCGAAGACGCCGGTGCGCTGCGTGTCGTCGCCGATGCGGATGCGGTATACGACGCTGTCGCCGAACTGCTCGCCGATCCCGCGTCGCGCGAACGCATGACCACGGCCGGCCGCGCGCTGGTCGAAACCGGACGCGGCGCGCTCGCACGCACGATGGAGTTGTTGCAGCCGTTGCTGCCATCTGCCGCGGAGTAA
- a CDS encoding zinc-finger domain-containing protein — MTAANAHPTQANAEQRYVVHRADLPLSCPLPSMALWNSHPRVYLPIEADGGEVQCPYCGSHFVLED, encoded by the coding sequence ATGACCGCAGCCAACGCCCATCCGACCCAGGCCAACGCCGAGCAGCGCTACGTCGTGCACCGCGCCGACCTGCCGCTGAGCTGCCCGCTGCCCTCGATGGCGCTGTGGAATTCGCATCCGCGCGTCTACCTGCCGATCGAAGCCGACGGCGGCGAAGTGCAGTGCCCGTACTGCGGGTCGCACTTCGTGCTCGAAGACTGA
- a CDS encoding protein-L-isoaspartate O-methyltransferase family protein, with the protein MSTMDYDKARELMVEQQVRPWDVLDPRVLEVMATLPREAFIAPAHRNLAYSDLALPLGHGEFAMKPVIEGRALQGIAFEPGDDVLVIGTGSGYLTACAGRLAREVISLERHADLADAARAALAEQAVGNAQVIHADALTWTTDRRFSAILVTGAVDTIPQRFVDWLQPGGRMFIVRGRSPAMEAVLVRNDVNGVRIQSLFETDLPYLVGAAPAPTFQF; encoded by the coding sequence ATGAGCACGATGGATTACGACAAGGCACGCGAACTGATGGTCGAACAGCAGGTACGTCCCTGGGACGTGCTCGACCCGCGCGTGCTCGAGGTGATGGCGACCCTGCCGCGCGAGGCCTTCATCGCCCCGGCGCACCGCAACCTCGCCTACAGCGACCTCGCCCTGCCGCTGGGCCACGGGGAGTTCGCCATGAAGCCGGTGATCGAAGGACGTGCCCTGCAGGGCATCGCGTTCGAACCCGGCGACGACGTGCTCGTGATCGGCACCGGCTCCGGCTACCTGACCGCCTGCGCCGGCCGCCTGGCGCGCGAAGTCATCAGCCTGGAGCGCCACGCCGACCTGGCCGACGCCGCACGCGCCGCGCTGGCCGAACAGGCCGTCGGCAACGCACAGGTGATCCATGCCGACGCCCTGACCTGGACGACCGACCGCCGCTTCAGCGCGATCCTCGTGACCGGCGCCGTCGACACCATCCCGCAGCGTTTCGTCGACTGGCTGCAGCCCGGCGGCCGCATGTTCATCGTGCGCGGCCGCTCGCCGGCGATGGAAGCGGTGCTGGTGCGCAACGATGTCAACGGAGTGCGCATCCAATCGTTGTTCGAAACCGATCTGCCCTACCTCGTCGGAGCGGCCCCCGCTCCGACGTTCCAGTTCTGA
- a CDS encoding TolC family outer membrane protein: protein MIRRPLVIALAAAVSLSALLPATASAEDLLQTYELARGSDPQLQAAESNRLAIREGSVQTRAAMLPQIDGTASISKARNYERGDASLNADGTLSGGNSESETTSRGTEVRLSQMVYDRANFTRHKSAKALSEASDFQLLAAGNDLITRTSAAYFDVLIGLESLAAAEAAEAALKKQFDYASKRLEVGLAPITDVHEARAQYDRARANTILARNEVEDRYQALAEITGQQVRNVKGLPKDFQPSLPETRDAEGWVQTAIDNNPALRAKELQVASTEADVQTARAGHWPRLYFNGSYGDNESWGDSVVRDISRDLDSRSFGPSVGLTLSVPIYSGGATQSGVRQALARRDVASDELEQQKRGLVRNTRNAYQTLVASISEVEARRLALVSAQSAYDASQVGLEVGTRTVLDVLQNQNNLFTAQLEYARARYNHLQNRLLLEQAAGTLDVADVQDVNRLLTANTEAQLPSSDVPTQN from the coding sequence ATGATCCGCCGCCCGCTCGTCATCGCCCTCGCCGCCGCCGTGAGCCTTTCGGCTTTGCTGCCGGCCACGGCCTCCGCCGAAGACCTCCTGCAGACCTACGAGCTGGCACGCGGAAGCGACCCGCAACTCCAGGCAGCCGAATCCAACCGCCTCGCCATCCGCGAAGGTTCGGTGCAGACGCGCGCAGCGATGCTGCCGCAGATCGACGGCACCGCCTCGATCAGCAAGGCGCGCAACTACGAGCGCGGCGACGCTTCGCTCAACGCCGACGGCACGCTCAGCGGCGGCAACAGCGAATCGGAGACCACCTCGCGCGGCACCGAAGTGCGCCTGAGCCAGATGGTCTACGACCGCGCCAACTTCACCCGCCACAAGAGCGCCAAGGCGCTCAGCGAAGCCAGCGACTTCCAGCTGCTCGCCGCCGGCAATGACCTGATCACCCGCACCTCGGCCGCCTACTTCGACGTGCTGATCGGCCTGGAATCGCTGGCCGCCGCCGAAGCCGCCGAAGCCGCGCTGAAGAAGCAGTTCGACTACGCGTCCAAGCGCCTGGAAGTCGGCCTTGCGCCGATCACCGACGTGCACGAAGCGCGCGCCCAGTACGACCGCGCACGCGCCAACACGATCCTCGCCCGCAACGAGGTCGAGGACCGTTACCAGGCACTGGCCGAGATCACCGGTCAGCAGGTCCGCAACGTGAAGGGCCTGCCGAAGGACTTCCAGCCGTCACTGCCGGAAACGCGCGACGCCGAAGGCTGGGTGCAGACCGCGATCGACAACAACCCCGCGCTGCGCGCCAAGGAACTGCAGGTCGCCTCGACCGAGGCCGACGTGCAGACCGCACGCGCCGGCCACTGGCCGCGCCTGTACTTCAACGGCAGCTACGGCGACAACGAAAGCTGGGGCGACAGCGTCGTGCGCGACATCTCGCGCGACCTCGACAGCCGCAGCTTCGGCCCGAGCGTCGGCCTGACCCTGTCGGTGCCGATCTACTCCGGCGGCGCGACCCAGTCGGGCGTGCGTCAGGCGCTGGCGCGTCGCGACGTCGCCTCCGACGAGCTGGAGCAGCAGAAGCGCGGCCTCGTGCGCAACACCCGCAACGCCTACCAGACCCTGGTGGCGAGCATCAGCGAAGTGGAAGCGCGCCGTCTGGCGCTGGTCTCGGCACAGAGCGCGTACGACGCGTCGCAGGTCGGCCTGGAAGTCGGCACCCGCACCGTGCTGGACGTCCTGCAGAACCAGAACAACCTGTTCACCGCGCAGCTCGAGTACGCCCGCGCGCGCTACAACCACCTGCAGAACCGCCTGCTGCTGGAACAGGCCGCCGGCACGCTCGACGTGGCCGATGTGCAGGACGTGAACCGTCTGCTCACCGCCAACACCGAAGCGCAGCTGCCGTCGAGCGACGTGCCGACGCAGAACTGA